One genomic region from Natrarchaeobius halalkaliphilus encodes:
- a CDS encoding type I 3-dehydroquinate dehydratase, whose amino-acid sequence MGIDFDSFVLTAATADLDDEPAAREHADAVEYRMDLAADPLEGLRAYDGELPILATNRAAWEGGEWDGDDDERLAALEEALATDAVEAIDVELESLRSGAATDLRTSARDHGVSVVASAHDFEATPDEIELMDTLSDACERADVGKLATTAETRADTLALLAVTHRLTESGRTVATMAMGEAGSHTRAVAPVYGSKIGYAPVDPAEATAPGQYDLETLSRLIATLENE is encoded by the coding sequence ATGGGCATCGATTTCGATTCGTTCGTTCTCACTGCCGCGACCGCCGACCTCGACGACGAGCCCGCCGCTCGTGAACACGCCGACGCCGTCGAGTACCGGATGGACCTCGCCGCCGATCCTCTCGAGGGACTTCGGGCGTACGACGGCGAGTTGCCGATTCTGGCCACTAACCGCGCCGCCTGGGAGGGCGGCGAGTGGGACGGCGACGACGACGAGCGCCTCGCGGCCCTCGAGGAGGCTCTGGCGACCGACGCCGTCGAAGCCATCGACGTCGAACTCGAGTCGCTGCGCTCCGGCGCGGCGACCGACCTCCGCACGTCGGCGCGCGACCACGGCGTCTCCGTCGTCGCCTCTGCCCACGACTTCGAGGCGACGCCAGACGAGATCGAGTTGATGGACACGCTCTCGGATGCCTGCGAGCGCGCCGACGTCGGAAAGCTCGCCACGACGGCCGAGACGCGAGCCGACACGCTCGCGCTGCTCGCCGTCACTCACCGGCTCACCGAGAGCGGACGGACGGTCGCGACGATGGCGATGGGCGAGGCTGGCAGCCACACGCGAGCCGTCGCTCCCGTCTACGGCTCGAAAATCGGCTACGCGCCCGTCGATCCCGCCGAGGCGACCGCTCCCGGCCAGTACGATCTCGAGACGCTCTCGCGACTGATCGCGACCCTCGAGAACGAGTGA
- a CDS encoding transcription initiation factor IIB — MTNAPANTRVRRSEHEQTDEQTEHEQSDLACPECSGNLIVDDEHGETVCEDCGLVVEEDSVDRGPEWRAFDAAEKNEKSRVGAPTTNTMHDKGLSTNIDWRNKDAYGNSLGSRQREKMQRLRKWNERFRTRDSKERNLKQALGEIDRMASALGLPTNVRETASVIYRRALDEDLLPGRSIEGVSTACVYAAARQAGVPRSLDEIADVSRVEKNEIARTYRYVVRELGLEVQPADPESYVPRFASGLDLSDEAEHRARGLLQNAKEKGVHSGKSPVGLAAAAVYAAALLTNEKTTQAAVSDVADISEVTIRNRYHELLEAEETLGVA; from the coding sequence ATGACCAACGCACCAGCAAACACCAGAGTACGGCGTAGCGAACACGAACAGACGGACGAACAAACGGAACACGAACAGAGCGACCTCGCCTGCCCCGAATGTAGCGGCAATCTCATCGTCGACGACGAACACGGAGAGACGGTCTGTGAGGACTGCGGTCTCGTCGTCGAAGAGGATTCGGTCGACCGCGGCCCCGAGTGGCGAGCGTTCGACGCCGCCGAGAAGAACGAGAAGTCCCGCGTGGGCGCACCCACGACGAACACGATGCACGACAAGGGGCTCTCGACCAACATCGACTGGCGTAACAAAGACGCCTACGGAAACTCGCTTGGCTCCCGCCAGCGAGAGAAGATGCAGCGCCTTCGCAAGTGGAACGAGCGCTTTCGAACCCGCGACTCCAAGGAACGCAACCTGAAACAGGCACTCGGAGAGATCGACCGCATGGCCAGCGCGCTCGGCCTGCCGACTAACGTCCGCGAGACCGCCTCGGTTATCTACCGGCGCGCGCTCGACGAGGACCTGCTTCCCGGACGCTCCATCGAGGGCGTCTCGACCGCCTGCGTCTACGCCGCCGCCCGACAGGCCGGCGTTCCTCGCTCGCTCGACGAGATCGCTGACGTCTCCCGCGTCGAGAAAAACGAGATCGCCCGCACGTACCGCTACGTGGTCCGCGAACTCGGTCTCGAGGTCCAGCCCGCCGATCCAGAGAGCTACGTCCCGCGGTTCGCCTCGGGGCTCGACCTCTCGGACGAAGCCGAACACCGCGCCCGCGGTCTCCTCCAGAACGCAAAGGAAAAGGGCGTCCACTCCGGGAAATCGCCGGTCGGTCTCGCCGCCGCGGCGGTCTATGCGGCAGCCTTGCTGACCAACGAAAAAACCACTCAGGCCGCCGTCTCTGACGTGGCAGACATTTCCGAGGTCACTATTCGGAACCGCTACCACGAGTTGCTCGAGGCCGAGGAAACGCTCGGCGTCGCCTGA
- a CDS encoding DUF7123 family protein, with the protein MSTATTPTLTAKQQQILSYLRNNAATKTYFKSRLIGKELGMTAKEVGSNITALQEGDHGVEIEKWGYSSSTTWKVQL; encoded by the coding sequence ATGAGCACTGCAACGACGCCAACCCTCACCGCGAAACAGCAACAGATCCTGAGCTACCTCCGGAACAACGCGGCGACCAAGACGTACTTCAAATCCCGACTCATCGGGAAGGAACTCGGAATGACCGCAAAGGAGGTCGGCTCGAACATTACCGCACTGCAGGAGGGCGACCACGGCGTCGAGATCGAAAAGTGGGGCTACTCCTCGAGTACGACGTGGAAAGTCCAGCTGTAA
- a CDS encoding HAD family hydrolase, whose protein sequence is MSPPILFDMDGVILEGARTPLSVYRDATGDALVDLGVEPSPDQRRVLDGHDIERITDHSHDLGIDPVRYWKLRERYASERTHDRIRSGVRGLYDDVDAIADLGERTSISLVSNNRQQTVEFVADYVEVEFDVVRGRDPTFEGFRRRKPNPYYIEESLAELGAETGIYVGDSQTDVEAGHAAGLETALIRRPHNRDLECPDPPTEELESLRELLDFV, encoded by the coding sequence ATGTCGCCACCGATTCTCTTCGATATGGACGGAGTTATTCTCGAGGGGGCACGGACACCGCTGTCGGTGTATCGTGACGCGACGGGTGATGCGCTCGTCGACCTCGGCGTCGAGCCGTCTCCGGACCAGCGCCGGGTTCTCGATGGTCACGACATCGAGCGGATCACCGACCACTCCCACGACCTCGGAATCGATCCCGTTCGATACTGGAAACTGCGCGAACGGTACGCCTCCGAACGGACGCACGATCGGATTCGATCCGGTGTCCGCGGTCTGTACGACGACGTCGACGCGATTGCCGACCTCGGGGAACGAACGTCGATCTCGCTCGTGAGCAACAACCGCCAGCAGACAGTGGAGTTCGTCGCCGACTACGTGGAAGTGGAGTTCGACGTCGTTCGGGGACGCGATCCGACGTTCGAGGGATTTCGACGCCGGAAGCCGAACCCGTACTACATCGAGGAGTCACTCGCAGAACTCGGGGCCGAGACCGGAATCTACGTCGGGGATTCGCAAACGGACGTCGAAGCGGGACACGCGGCGGGTCTCGAGACCGCGCTCATCCGTCGACCGCACAACCGCGACCTCGAGTGTCCGGATCCGCCGACCGAAGAACTCGAGTCGCTTCGGGAGCTGCTGGATTTCGTCTGA
- a CDS encoding DMT family transporter: MSDRSSDLFAPLSYGLFSIFLWSLFASLADFLTGQVNYLAFTIGIFVCGIVLFGADCYRKRDRLRTGFVRLDRREKATFLSFVFLFGVLLAIYDLTFYFAIQTGPSIPANLINYLWPMLTPIFAVFLFRRPNDEITAYKIGALLLAFLGAIIAVWDFSGGTDLASMELRFSYLAAFVASIAAALYLNALDVAQDYIPSISLTYFLGILFAFPFLLVSVPIFELTVQATADSLPIIVLYGIVVFVGGQFAWGRAITRGNKVVISALAYLTPILSTLFLFVLVDATLTQSMAAGGTLIIVANVLLNDSFRHVSSARGAVIGIFAVSIVLFVDPSLGGSETSIGVFEGFVATIFAILAGFMLERVWRMNQSENEYVVEMNNTMEQFLPILDELEREDREAFVEQIDAVMISILELNYLKDASERFALSRQVHTDINEFHETATGLFAETGYERRATELSMQFRKDVNNWLMLNQEGVSRGEMGILWILGTVTIVLFIVNMGSGFLENVIAIALSGVIIFIILKIRDYNFNRTGTEKALVEQDVILQIEREPYFPSKEMVLDGGYVKTMNENDSVRLGEDHETAIVKDLAPHLYVRYSLLALVGLGISLMIGLIYLRSVGLT; the protein is encoded by the coding sequence ATGTCTGATAGATCTTCCGATCTCTTTGCTCCCCTCTCGTACGGACTCTTTTCGATTTTCCTGTGGAGCCTCTTCGCCAGCCTTGCCGACTTTCTCACCGGACAGGTGAACTATCTCGCGTTTACGATCGGAATCTTCGTCTGCGGAATCGTACTCTTCGGAGCCGACTGTTACCGAAAGCGAGATCGGCTTCGTACCGGCTTCGTTCGACTGGATCGCCGGGAGAAGGCGACGTTCCTCTCGTTCGTCTTTCTGTTCGGCGTACTGTTGGCGATCTACGACCTGACGTTTTACTTCGCCATCCAGACCGGACCGAGCATTCCCGCGAACCTCATCAATTACCTCTGGCCCATGTTGACGCCGATCTTCGCCGTCTTTCTCTTTCGTCGGCCGAACGACGAGATCACCGCGTACAAGATCGGAGCGCTGTTGCTCGCTTTCCTGGGGGCGATCATCGCCGTCTGGGACTTTTCCGGCGGAACGGACCTCGCATCCATGGAGTTGCGATTCAGTTACCTGGCAGCGTTCGTCGCGTCGATCGCCGCCGCGCTCTATCTCAACGCGCTCGACGTCGCACAGGATTACATCCCCTCGATCTCCCTGACGTACTTTCTCGGGATCCTGTTCGCGTTTCCGTTCCTCCTCGTTTCGGTCCCGATCTTCGAACTCACGGTTCAGGCGACCGCGGATTCGCTGCCGATCATCGTCCTCTATGGGATCGTGGTGTTCGTGGGCGGACAGTTCGCGTGGGGGCGTGCGATCACGAGAGGAAACAAGGTCGTCATCTCGGCGCTTGCGTATCTGACGCCCATCCTGAGTACGCTCTTTCTGTTCGTGCTCGTCGACGCCACGCTCACCCAGAGCATGGCCGCCGGCGGAACCCTGATCATCGTCGCGAACGTGTTGTTGAACGACTCGTTTCGGCACGTTTCCTCCGCTCGAGGCGCTGTAATCGGCATCTTCGCCGTTTCGATCGTCCTCTTCGTCGACCCGTCACTCGGCGGCAGTGAGACGTCTATCGGTGTCTTCGAGGGATTCGTTGCGACGATCTTCGCGATCCTCGCGGGGTTCATGCTCGAGCGCGTCTGGCGAATGAACCAGAGCGAGAACGAGTACGTCGTCGAGATGAACAACACGATGGAACAGTTCCTTCCGATCCTCGACGAACTCGAACGGGAGGATCGCGAGGCGTTCGTCGAACAGATCGACGCCGTCATGATCTCGATTCTCGAGTTGAATTACCTGAAAGACGCGTCGGAGCGGTTCGCACTCTCCCGACAGGTCCACACCGATATCAACGAGTTTCACGAGACGGCAACCGGACTGTTTGCGGAGACGGGCTACGAACGCCGTGCGACCGAGCTCTCGATGCAGTTCCGCAAGGACGTCAACAACTGGCTCATGCTGAATCAAGAGGGCGTGAGCCGCGGTGAGATGGGTATCCTGTGGATCCTTGGGACCGTTACGATCGTCTTGTTCATCGTGAACATGGGGAGTGGATTCCTCGAGAACGTGATCGCGATCGCTCTCAGCGGCGTGATCATCTTCATCATCCTGAAAATACGCGATTACAACTTCAACCGGACCGGAACGGAAAAAGCGCTGGTCGAACAGGACGTTATCCTGCAGATTGAACGCGAACCGTACTTTCCGTCCAAAGAGATGGTTCTCGACGGAGGATACGTCAAGACGATGAACGAAAACGACAGCGTACGGCTCGGTGAGGACCACGAGACGGCGATCGTAAAAGATCTCGCTCCGCACCTCTACGTGAGATACAGTCTCCTCGCGCTGGTCGGTCTCGGAATCTCCCTGATGATCGGACTGATCTACTTGCGGTCGGTCGGTCTGACCTGA
- a CDS encoding Eco57I restriction-modification methylase domain-containing protein: MRTNSMQPSPSYRTNRGLFSDRFEGRLPDTTLWSDVNDDELGRSYDEVRSIWGREREGAPTDGMSELAESLVRPVLETLGLSVVRGESEPPPDRPQRRPTYAVRESTATVDTAAEDDGTGSSFESAVAGVDVRRWGRSLESIGERGDERGFENPARRMVTSLGRLPVRWGILTDGKRWRLYADDAGGRLDTYYEIDLERLLETGDLDDFKYFYCVFRHAIVRSDSGSDPVFERAIDATDGSRELSVEHRERLHEATPAVARAVLEHRGSGESDPRSEPIETDELSAVYDQAVRWLCRLVADGIDWNESQQRSSVHLGDADNSSPGRAGSDGRFTDQLDVDVRRFTGVASIDSRHLGSVYETLLEYRLAVTEQPCVLGDDDCIVYEADGGSEAGDTGENDGEEIEGSDGGVRIEAGTVYLTRDASDRKATGSYYTPDHVVEYVVERTLSPLLEEIGSDLDGTVDSDAAYLDAFVERLLALRILDPAMGCGYFLASAADYLVGELVTLRERVAARSGVGAVDTDRTVDWIRRRIVANCLYGVDLDPTAVEIARLVLRGRTDDDRTSSRALERHLTVGNALVGADLGTFDDLEIEPAATSSSDANAEGATDGRESIEIGEETLRRRLEAVANVRTAQAFDLDAGDDAVDQLLAALTDDEAWRSLVETSWFADAQRLAASERYVHWPLAFPDVFAGSDLATEIDALTPGNEASNGASGFDAVVANPPWVTTAGRGSISAAIDSRLRSYLEAEFETTERQFDLYVAFYERAVRQAGDGRVGFVVPDSILAREGAEPIREYLLENAPPSWIVRIGTAFESAETGAVVLVSGDDTEDVACADASDAEELRSITYEEIPRTVFERQPANRFLLGLDETTRTVLSRVAGHPPLETSVEIGRGEEISKRAPFLRDDPTANARPIAPGSAILEYGIDESELRYVDPDDIEKADRWYRSPKLVFRQTSDSLVGTLDTDGLVTVKSAYTIHLTDDVQQPRETYAHLLGVLTSPLLEYYHYYRHAAYRSVFPQINQSTFEAFPIAMDDGPDSKLVDAVERRLESTAERIEIDSAIETYLGRYDDGPSLGDRRSCRAVAGNGMGERSVGADCGGVGAGDGTSAATMLTATTEELPTLRIGSAHVDRTERGVVVSVTLRYKPGRGTTDGDSVAKCDVDTDRWGYTETEPVPALELAGIDDGMATLVETFVPYAVDTGSGFAGFRETATKTISPLERLEALGVPRLEDVADELAEYRAARERTRELDERIAALDSTIHERVCTLYGVPAEERSIVARGFGPDTGGASDTSERLE, from the coding sequence GTGCGTACGAATTCGATGCAGCCCTCACCGAGCTACCGAACGAACCGCGGCCTGTTCTCCGACCGCTTCGAGGGTCGACTCCCCGACACGACGCTCTGGAGCGACGTGAACGACGACGAACTCGGACGATCGTACGACGAGGTCAGGTCGATCTGGGGACGCGAACGAGAGGGCGCACCGACGGACGGGATGTCCGAACTCGCGGAGTCACTCGTCCGACCGGTACTGGAAACGCTCGGTCTGTCGGTCGTCCGTGGGGAATCCGAGCCGCCACCTGATCGACCGCAACGACGGCCGACGTACGCCGTTCGCGAGTCGACGGCGACGGTCGACACCGCCGCCGAAGACGATGGAACGGGGTCGTCCTTCGAGAGTGCGGTCGCCGGTGTCGACGTGCGGCGATGGGGTCGCTCGCTCGAGTCGATCGGTGAGCGCGGAGACGAACGCGGGTTCGAAAACCCGGCTCGCCGAATGGTCACGTCTCTGGGGAGACTCCCCGTCCGCTGGGGGATCCTCACGGACGGCAAGCGGTGGCGACTCTACGCCGACGACGCCGGCGGCCGACTCGACACGTACTACGAAATCGACCTCGAGCGCCTCCTCGAGACGGGTGACCTGGACGACTTCAAATACTTCTACTGCGTGTTTCGCCACGCGATCGTCCGGAGTGATTCGGGAAGCGATCCGGTTTTCGAGCGTGCTATCGACGCGACCGACGGGTCGCGAGAGCTGTCCGTCGAACACAGAGAGCGCCTCCACGAGGCGACCCCAGCGGTCGCTCGAGCGGTCCTCGAGCACCGCGGTTCCGGCGAATCCGATCCGCGATCGGAGCCGATCGAGACGGACGAGCTGTCGGCGGTGTACGATCAGGCGGTTCGGTGGCTTTGTCGACTCGTCGCGGACGGTATCGACTGGAACGAGAGCCAGCAACGCTCGTCGGTCCACCTCGGAGACGCCGATAATTCCTCCCCCGGTCGAGCGGGCAGCGACGGTCGTTTCACCGATCAGTTGGACGTCGACGTGAGGCGGTTTACGGGTGTCGCGTCGATCGATAGCCGGCATCTGGGTTCGGTCTACGAGACGCTGCTCGAGTACCGACTCGCAGTGACCGAGCAACCGTGTGTACTCGGTGACGACGACTGCATCGTGTACGAGGCTGACGGCGGGAGCGAGGCGGGCGATACCGGGGAGAACGACGGCGAGGAGATCGAAGGAAGCGACGGGGGCGTCCGGATCGAAGCGGGGACGGTGTATCTCACTCGAGACGCGAGCGACCGGAAGGCGACCGGCTCGTACTACACGCCCGACCACGTCGTCGAGTACGTCGTGGAACGGACGCTTTCTCCCCTGCTCGAGGAGATTGGCTCGGATCTCGACGGCACCGTCGATTCGGACGCGGCGTATCTGGACGCGTTCGTCGAGCGGCTGCTCGCTCTCCGCATCCTCGATCCGGCGATGGGATGTGGTTACTTTCTCGCGAGCGCGGCCGACTACCTCGTCGGTGAACTCGTCACCCTCCGAGAGCGCGTGGCGGCCCGGTCGGGCGTCGGGGCGGTCGATACGGACCGCACTGTCGACTGGATCCGTCGTCGGATCGTCGCGAACTGTCTCTACGGTGTCGATCTCGATCCGACCGCAGTCGAGATCGCTCGACTCGTTCTTCGCGGCCGAACGGACGACGATCGGACGAGTTCGCGGGCGCTCGAGCGTCACCTGACCGTCGGGAACGCCCTCGTCGGAGCCGACCTCGGGACGTTCGACGACCTGGAGATCGAACCGGCGGCGACCAGCAGTAGTGACGCGAACGCAGAGGGGGCGACCGACGGACGGGAGTCGATCGAAATCGGAGAGGAGACGCTTCGCCGGCGACTCGAGGCGGTCGCAAACGTCCGGACGGCACAGGCGTTCGACCTCGATGCGGGGGACGACGCCGTCGACCAGTTGCTGGCGGCGCTGACGGACGACGAGGCGTGGCGTAGCCTCGTCGAAACGTCGTGGTTTGCGGACGCACAGCGGCTGGCGGCGTCCGAGAGATACGTCCACTGGCCGCTCGCGTTTCCCGACGTGTTCGCCGGCTCGGATCTCGCCACCGAAATCGACGCGCTTACCCCCGGAAACGAGGCGTCGAACGGCGCGTCGGGATTCGACGCCGTCGTCGCGAATCCGCCCTGGGTGACGACCGCAGGGCGTGGGTCGATCAGCGCCGCGATCGATTCCAGGCTTCGATCCTATCTCGAGGCCGAATTCGAAACCACCGAGCGCCAGTTCGACCTCTACGTCGCGTTCTACGAGCGGGCGGTCCGACAGGCGGGCGACGGACGTGTGGGATTCGTCGTCCCCGACTCGATCCTCGCGCGGGAGGGGGCTGAACCCATCCGCGAGTACTTGCTCGAGAACGCACCACCCTCGTGGATCGTCCGCATCGGGACGGCCTTCGAGAGCGCCGAAACGGGCGCGGTCGTCCTGGTGAGCGGTGACGATACCGAAGACGTCGCGTGTGCCGATGCGAGCGATGCGGAGGAATTGCGGTCGATTACCTACGAGGAGATTCCGCGGACAGTCTTCGAACGACAGCCCGCGAACCGATTCTTGCTTGGGTTAGACGAGACCACGCGCACGGTCCTCTCCCGAGTGGCCGGCCATCCCCCACTCGAGACGTCCGTCGAGATCGGTCGCGGAGAGGAGATTAGCAAGCGAGCGCCGTTCCTTCGCGACGATCCCACGGCGAACGCGCGACCGATCGCACCCGGGAGCGCGATCCTCGAGTACGGAATCGACGAGAGCGAACTCCGGTACGTCGATCCTGACGACATCGAGAAAGCCGACCGCTGGTACCGGAGCCCGAAGCTGGTCTTCAGACAGACCAGCGATTCCCTCGTCGGAACGCTCGACACCGACGGACTGGTGACGGTCAAATCGGCCTACACGATCCATCTGACGGACGACGTTCAGCAGCCGAGAGAAACGTACGCACATCTCCTCGGCGTACTCACGTCGCCGCTGCTCGAGTACTACCACTACTACAGACACGCGGCGTACCGATCGGTCTTCCCACAGATCAACCAGTCGACGTTCGAGGCGTTTCCGATCGCGATGGACGACGGACCCGATTCGAAACTCGTCGACGCGGTCGAACGGCGACTCGAGTCGACGGCGGAACGAATCGAGATCGATTCGGCCATCGAGACGTATCTAGGTCGGTACGACGACGGCCCGTCGCTCGGAGACCGTCGAAGCTGTCGAGCCGTGGCCGGCAACGGGATGGGAGAACGGTCCGTCGGTGCGGACTGTGGAGGCGTCGGTGCGGGGGATGGGACGTCGGCGGCCACGATGCTCACCGCGACGACGGAGGAATTGCCGACGCTCCGGATCGGGTCGGCCCACGTCGACCGAACCGAACGCGGCGTCGTCGTCTCGGTGACGCTCCGGTACAAGCCGGGCCGAGGGACGACCGACGGCGACTCAGTCGCGAAGTGCGACGTCGACACCGACCGGTGGGGATACACGGAAACGGAGCCCGTTCCAGCGCTTGAACTCGCGGGAATCGACGACGGGATGGCAACGCTCGTCGAGACGTTCGTTCCCTACGCAGTCGACACTGGGAGCGGGTTTGCGGGGTTCAGAGAAACCGCAACGAAAACGATATCGCCGCTCGAGCGCCTGGAGGCGCTTGGCGTTCCACGTCTCGAGGACGTCGCGGACGAACTGGCCGAGTACCGAGCGGCACGCGAGCGCACTCGAGAACTCGACGAACGAATCGCCGCTCTCGACAGCACGATCCACGAACGCGTCTGTACGCTCTACGGCGTTCCGGCGGAGGAGCGTTCGATCGTCGCTCGCGGGTTCGGACCCGACACCGGGGGCGCATCCGACACGAGCGAACGGCTCGAGTAG
- a CDS encoding HalOD1 output domain-containing protein: MNSYRSSRTVRVPADQATSLAIVDLVARMDDVDPLDLDPLYHAIDPDALDSICESSSGPTAFEFLYAGWTITVESTGVAGETEISLIDAPRHADAVEMVDTESST, translated from the coding sequence ATGAACTCTTATCGCTCCTCGAGGACGGTTCGGGTCCCTGCCGACCAGGCGACGAGTTTGGCCATCGTCGACCTCGTCGCCCGGATGGACGACGTCGATCCCCTCGACCTCGATCCGCTGTATCACGCGATCGATCCCGATGCGCTCGATTCGATCTGTGAGTCCAGCTCCGGACCGACCGCTTTCGAGTTCCTCTATGCCGGCTGGACAATTACGGTCGAGAGTACCGGAGTTGCCGGCGAAACCGAGATTTCGTTGATCGACGCGCCTCGTCACGCTGACGCCGTCGAGATGGTCGACACGGAGTCGTCGACGTAG
- the gnd gene encoding phosphogluconate dehydrogenase (NAD(+)-dependent, decarboxylating) — translation MQLGVIGLGRMGQIVVDRVLGADHDVVAFDLDAEAVATAADAGAESADSISDLVDRLDEEKRIWLMVPAGEAVDVTLEELESHLGPDDVVVDGGNSYFEDSVRRAESCSAAYLDCGTSGGPAGAELGFSLMVGGPEWAYAELESVFDAVATGPDGHERMGESGSGHYVKMVHNGVEYALMQTYGEGFELLHEGRYDLDLESVASVWNNGAVIRSWLLELCEEAFREEGSDLGTVADRIEGGSTGTWTVQEALEQEVPLPLIYTALGERFDSRADDGRFSRRLANRLRYGFGRHEVPRRE, via the coding sequence ATGCAACTGGGCGTAATCGGACTCGGACGGATGGGACAGATCGTCGTCGACCGCGTACTCGGAGCCGACCACGACGTCGTGGCTTTCGACCTCGACGCTGAGGCGGTCGCGACGGCGGCAGACGCCGGTGCGGAGTCGGCCGATTCGATCTCCGATCTGGTCGATCGACTGGACGAGGAGAAACGGATCTGGCTGATGGTGCCCGCGGGTGAGGCGGTGGACGTTACCCTCGAGGAACTCGAGTCCCACCTCGGACCGGACGACGTCGTCGTCGACGGGGGCAACTCCTACTTCGAGGACTCCGTCCGACGGGCGGAGTCGTGTTCCGCCGCCTACCTCGACTGTGGCACCTCCGGCGGCCCGGCCGGTGCCGAACTCGGGTTCTCGCTGATGGTCGGCGGCCCCGAGTGGGCCTACGCGGAACTCGAGTCGGTGTTCGACGCCGTCGCGACCGGACCCGACGGTCACGAGCGGATGGGCGAATCGGGTTCGGGCCACTACGTCAAGATGGTCCACAACGGCGTCGAGTACGCGCTGATGCAGACCTACGGCGAGGGGTTCGAGTTGCTCCACGAGGGTCGGTACGACCTCGACTTAGAGTCGGTTGCGTCGGTCTGGAACAACGGCGCGGTGATCCGGTCGTGGCTGCTCGAACTCTGTGAGGAGGCGTTTCGCGAGGAGGGTTCCGATCTCGGCACCGTCGCTGATCGCATCGAAGGCGGTTCCACCGGAACCTGGACCGTCCAGGAAGCTCTCGAGCAGGAGGTCCCCCTGCCGCTGATTTACACGGCCCTGGGCGAGCGCTTCGACTCGCGAGCCGACGACGGCCGGTTCTCTCGACGACTCGCCAACCGACTCCGATACGGGTTCGGACGCCACGAGGTTCCTCGGCGCGAATAG
- a CDS encoding copper resistance protein CopD — MVDTFLAQTTHLVFASIWAGSVFYVAVVVLPLARDGAFNTTKPLEAISGKLTMISRVSALVLLLTGGHLAGTRYTAESLFNSINGQLVLVMVALWLLLAALVEIGAKRLEAGLNGKKLREPAADVLGLYRVAAVVAIALLVVAGAITTNVQAVV; from the coding sequence ATGGTCGATACGTTTCTCGCACAGACGACGCACCTCGTGTTCGCTTCGATCTGGGCCGGTAGCGTCTTTTACGTCGCCGTCGTCGTGTTGCCGCTGGCTCGAGACGGCGCGTTCAACACGACGAAGCCGCTCGAGGCGATTTCGGGCAAACTCACGATGATATCGCGGGTGAGTGCGCTCGTCTTGCTTCTCACCGGCGGTCACCTCGCCGGGACGCGATACACCGCGGAGAGCCTGTTCAACTCGATCAACGGTCAGCTCGTGTTGGTGATGGTCGCGCTCTGGCTCCTGCTGGCGGCGCTCGTCGAGATCGGCGCGAAACGACTCGAGGCCGGACTCAACGGCAAGAAACTTCGTGAGCCAGCAGCGGACGTCCTGGGACTCTACCGGGTAGCGGCCGTCGTGGCGATCGCGTTGCTCGTCGTCGCCGGAGCGATCACGACGAACGTACAGGCAGTGGTCTGA
- a CDS encoding metal-dependent hydrolase, producing the protein MMATTHVFAGLAAVAPVALVVPEFAGPLALGAVVGAIAPDFDLVLEHRRTLHFPVAGLVIATPLAAVALVATATFTVALAAVAFTAWLHAASDALGGGPEMDPWNDRTERAVYDHVRGRWIEPRRVVRYDGAPEDAILALSLAAPVLVIFDGWVTAVVAVGVPITVVYALLRRRLTAWTPDWLE; encoded by the coding sequence ATGATGGCGACCACCCACGTGTTCGCCGGACTCGCCGCCGTCGCTCCGGTCGCACTCGTGGTCCCGGAGTTTGCGGGTCCGCTCGCGCTGGGTGCCGTCGTCGGCGCGATTGCACCCGATTTCGACCTCGTTCTCGAGCACCGGCGGACCCTTCATTTTCCGGTCGCCGGCCTCGTTATCGCCACACCGCTCGCCGCGGTCGCACTCGTCGCTACCGCTACGTTCACCGTCGCGCTCGCAGCCGTTGCCTTCACAGCGTGGCTTCATGCCGCAAGCGACGCGCTCGGCGGCGGTCCCGAGATGGATCCCTGGAACGACCGAACCGAGCGTGCGGTCTACGATCACGTTCGGGGCCGGTGGATCGAGCCGCGTCGCGTCGTTCGCTACGATGGCGCACCCGAGGATGCGATCCTCGCGCTGTCGCTCGCGGCTCCCGTGCTGGTAATCTTCGACGGCTGGGTCACCGCCGTCGTCGCAGTCGGCGTCCCGATCACGGTCGTCTACGCTCTCCTTCGGCGGCGATTGACCGCATGGACGCCCGACTGGCTCGAGTGA